One Chromatiaceae bacterium DNA segment encodes these proteins:
- a CDS encoding TIGR02221 family CRISPR-associated protein, giving the protein MTRHTAPQVLITFLGRVPKDQQGYRVTCYDFGDGQPQAPAAFFGWPLRQHLGAERLVILGTAGSMWEHLFEGDYDFGDADEEAWLALGEAVELKNVTAAHLGPLTPLLAQRLGCEVRLEIIPYAQDPAEQVALLRIMAAHVEVGDRVHLDVTHGFRHLPMLGVLSALHLRITRQAHIEGIWYGAYDPDTGAAPVHNLVGLLNIADWVQALHTYDKDGDYGAFADLLDLGRGQSGRLLREAAFFERTSNPVKAREKLNTWGGLPDRYPNGDSTAELFRDELEKRLAWVRGGNRAAWEGALGWQHLKRGDYVRAVIYGMEAVISGEVTRQNDDLNNFDHRDYHRKALMTKDDFKTLSGLRNALAHGVRPYDQRLAHMIGNAKELQASLRGLFRKLGVPR; this is encoded by the coding sequence ATGACCCGCCACACCGCACCCCAGGTCCTCATCACCTTCCTCGGCCGCGTCCCAAAGGACCAGCAGGGTTACCGCGTCACCTGCTATGACTTCGGGGACGGCCAGCCCCAGGCGCCGGCGGCCTTTTTTGGCTGGCCTCTGCGCCAGCACCTGGGCGCCGAGCGCCTGGTAATCCTGGGCACGGCGGGCAGCATGTGGGAACACCTGTTCGAAGGGGACTACGACTTTGGCGACGCGGACGAGGAGGCCTGGCTGGCCCTGGGCGAGGCAGTGGAGCTGAAGAACGTCACCGCCGCGCATCTGGGACCTTTGACGCCGCTGCTGGCCCAACGCCTCGGTTGCGAGGTGCGGCTCGAGATCATCCCCTATGCCCAGGACCCCGCCGAACAGGTCGCGCTGTTGCGCATCATGGCCGCCCACGTCGAGGTCGGGGATCGGGTCCATCTGGATGTCACCCACGGCTTCCGGCACCTGCCCATGCTCGGCGTCCTCTCCGCCCTGCACCTGCGCATTACCCGCCAGGCCCACATCGAGGGGATCTGGTATGGCGCCTACGACCCCGACACCGGGGCGGCGCCGGTCCACAACCTGGTAGGCCTGCTCAACATCGCCGATTGGGTGCAGGCCCTGCATACCTACGACAAGGATGGCGACTATGGCGCCTTTGCCGACCTGCTCGACCTCGGCCGGGGCCAGAGCGGCCGGTTGTTACGGGAGGCCGCCTTTTTCGAGCGCACCAGTAACCCGGTCAAGGCCCGCGAAAAGCTCAATACCTGGGGTGGGCTACCGGACCGCTACCCCAACGGCGATAGCACGGCCGAGCTGTTCCGCGACGAACTGGAGAAGCGCCTGGCCTGGGTGCGGGGCGGCAACCGCGCCGCCTGGGAGGGCGCCCTAGGCTGGCAGCATCTGAAGCGGGGGGATTATGTCCGCGCCGTCATCTATGGCATGGAAGCGGTGATTAGCGGGGAGGTGACGCGCCAAAATGACGACTTGAATAACTTTGATCACCGGGATTACCACCGCAAGGCACTCATGACCAAGGATGACTTCAAGACCCTGAGCGGGCTGCGCAACGCCTTGGCTCATGGGGTCCGCCCCTACGACCAGCGACTGGCCCACATGATCGGCAACGCCAAGGAACTGCAGGCCAGCCTGCGCGGGCTATTCCGCAAGCTGGGGGTGCCCCGCTGA
- a CDS encoding type II toxin-antitoxin system VapC family toxin: MVSVLDTSALLAALQGEPGQEQVDAALLGGECCMSTVNLAEFAGKCLAGGLADSDLERLLAGFDLTIHAFDRAQALTTGKLRATTRHLGLSLGDRACLALAIELNATVITADRLWTQVAPLGIRIDCIRPDRH, encoded by the coding sequence GTGGTCAGCGTCCTGGATACCTCGGCATTGCTCGCGGCCCTGCAGGGCGAGCCGGGCCAGGAACAGGTGGATGCCGCCTTGTTGGGGGGTGAATGTTGCATGTCAACGGTCAACCTGGCTGAATTTGCCGGTAAATGCCTGGCGGGCGGCCTGGCGGACAGCGATCTTGAGCGCTTGCTGGCCGGATTTGATCTGACCATCCACGCCTTTGATCGCGCGCAGGCGCTGACCACGGGCAAGCTGCGCGCCACGACCCGCCATCTTGGCCTCTCCCTCGGCGACCGCGCCTGTCTGGCCCTGGCCATCGAGCTGAACGCCACCGTCATCACCGCCGACCGCCTCTGGACCCAAGTCGCGCCTCTGGGCATCCGCATCGACTGCATCCGACCCGACCGGCATTGA
- a CDS encoding AbrB/MazE/SpoVT family DNA-binding domain-containing protein, with protein sequence MYAIKISEGGRVVVPAEVRKALGVTEGETLLGELRDGALVLTTRRAQLAASRRLFQQSFPPGSPSLADELIAERREAAANEDR encoded by the coding sequence ATGTACGCCATAAAAATATCGGAAGGCGGGCGGGTCGTGGTCCCGGCGGAGGTGCGTAAGGCCCTGGGCGTGACGGAGGGCGAAACGCTCCTGGGCGAACTGCGCGATGGCGCCTTGGTGTTGACCACGCGCCGCGCCCAACTGGCGGCGTCCCGCCGTCTGTTTCAGCAGTCTTTTCCCCCGGGTAGTCCCTCCCTGGCGGATGAACTCATCGCCGAGCGGCGCGAGGCCGCGGCGAACGAGGACCGGTAG
- the cmr6 gene encoding type III-B CRISPR module RAMP protein Cmr6: MPVAAAPAYLGKDFKEASPGMRFGMYLQLWNEGSWTKAKERPLDGAKRLNDNDRNTMRGLLERQRRVFDIAAAPSASYRLDALAIAPFTTGLGNEHPLENGFAFLSPYGLPYLPGSGVKGVLRQAARELAGGDWGEAQGWDDAAIEILFGREATDGATDHLRGALMFWDVIPQIAPADPKRPDQISLAVEIMTPHQGHYYQNGASPHESGQPNPISFLTVPPQSRFVFHVQCHLAHLERLAPRLAQDSRWKTLLAAAFQHAYQWLGFGAKTAVGYGAMQENPEARAESERQQAAAQAEAQQRAEAAHRATLSPEDLAWEEHQPVVAAFRQQFETASKSPYQPGSQFDNQRKNFMNVALTWEDATSRQAAGELLKATMTKAWGTPGKKDSKQRLMDAAVGLCPLTR; encoded by the coding sequence ATGCCCGTTGCCGCCGCGCCCGCCTATCTGGGTAAGGATTTCAAAGAGGCCTCGCCGGGGATGCGCTTTGGCATGTATCTCCAGCTATGGAACGAAGGCTCCTGGACGAAAGCCAAGGAAAGGCCGCTTGATGGGGCCAAACGACTGAACGACAACGACCGTAATACCATGCGCGGCCTGCTGGAGCGCCAACGACGAGTGTTCGACATAGCGGCCGCGCCCAGTGCGTCCTACCGCCTCGACGCCCTCGCCATTGCCCCCTTCACCACCGGCCTGGGTAACGAGCACCCGCTGGAAAACGGCTTTGCCTTTCTCAGCCCCTACGGCCTGCCCTACCTCCCCGGCAGCGGGGTCAAGGGCGTGCTGCGCCAGGCGGCGCGGGAACTGGCCGGCGGCGACTGGGGCGAGGCGCAGGGCTGGGATGATGCCGCCATCGAAATCCTATTTGGTCGAGAAGCCACCGACGGTGCAACCGACCATCTACGCGGTGCCCTGATGTTTTGGGACGTCATCCCGCAAATTGCCCCGGCAGATCCGAAAAGGCCCGACCAGATCAGCCTCGCGGTTGAAATCATGACCCCGCACCAGGGCCACTACTACCAGAACGGCGCCTCGCCGCACGAATCCGGCCAGCCCAACCCCATCAGCTTCCTCACCGTACCGCCGCAATCCCGCTTTGTCTTCCATGTGCAATGCCATCTGGCCCACCTTGAGCGCCTCGCGCCCAGGTTGGCGCAAGACAGCCGCTGGAAAACCCTGCTCGCGGCCGCTTTTCAGCATGCCTATCAGTGGCTAGGGTTCGGGGCGAAGACCGCCGTCGGTTACGGCGCCATGCAGGAAAACCCTGAAGCCCGGGCCGAAAGCGAACGGCAACAAGCCGCGGCCCAAGCAGAAGCCCAGCAACGAGCCGAGGCGGCCCACCGTGCCACCCTGTCACCCGAAGACCTGGCCTGGGAAGAACACCAGCCGGTCGTCGCAGCCTTCCGGCAGCAATTCGAGACCGCGAGTAAAAGCCCCTACCAGCCCGGCAGCCAGTTCGATAACCAGCGTAAGAACTTCATGAATGTGGCCTTGACCTGGGAAGATGCGACCAGCCGACAAGCCGCCGGGGAGTTGCTCAAGGCAACGATGACCAAGGCTTGGGGTACGCCGGGCAAAAAAGACAGCAAGCAACGACTGATGGATGCCGCTGTCGGGCTGTGTCCCTTGACGAGGTAA
- the cmr4 gene encoding type III-B CRISPR module RAMP protein Cmr4: MFEKHAAVFFYAVSPIHMGAGQAIGVIDNPIQRERHTGHPCFAGSGIKGAVRHGFEALSKGMTLEKPLKELIDVLFGPDAGSSDLHAGAVSFGDAQLVALPVRSLKGGYIYATCPQALSRAQRLLGLIGIKTDWPALPVVTEGGCLLANSTLATERQINGRQEHVLHLEAFEYTVAGAGSARDQVAKIAADLAAKAFPVDAAYAFFRDKFSQDLVVLSDTDFAYFAQNAMLVEPHVCINPDTGTAKGTGLFYTENLPPESLLIAPMLASQTRTGQRDDRMDALGVHLKMKTLLDGRLLQIGGDVTTGRGLVVTTVVEG; the protein is encoded by the coding sequence ATGTTCGAAAAACACGCCGCCGTATTTTTTTACGCCGTTAGTCCCATCCACATGGGCGCCGGTCAGGCGATTGGGGTAATTGACAACCCTATCCAGCGGGAGCGCCATACCGGCCACCCCTGCTTTGCCGGTTCCGGCATCAAGGGCGCGGTTCGGCATGGCTTCGAGGCGCTTTCCAAAGGGATGACACTGGAAAAACCCTTGAAAGAATTGATCGACGTGCTGTTTGGCCCGGATGCCGGTAGCAGCGACCTGCATGCCGGGGCGGTCAGCTTCGGCGACGCTCAACTCGTGGCCTTGCCGGTGCGCAGCCTCAAGGGTGGCTACATCTATGCCACCTGTCCGCAGGCGCTGTCCCGCGCCCAGCGGTTGCTGGGGCTGATCGGTATCAAGACAGACTGGCCGGCGTTGCCCGTGGTGACGGAAGGCGGCTGCCTGCTTGCCAATTCGACTCTGGCCACCGAGCGCCAAATCAACGGGAGGCAGGAACATGTGTTGCACCTGGAAGCCTTCGAATACACAGTTGCAGGAGCAGGCTCTGCCCGCGATCAGGTCGCCAAGATCGCCGCCGACCTTGCCGCCAAGGCCTTTCCGGTGGACGCGGCCTATGCCTTCTTCCGCGATAAGTTCAGCCAGGATCTGGTGGTGCTGTCCGATACCGACTTCGCCTACTTCGCCCAGAATGCCATGCTGGTGGAACCCCACGTCTGCATCAACCCCGACACCGGCACGGCCAAGGGAACAGGCCTTTTCTACACCGAAAACCTGCCCCCCGAATCGCTACTCATCGCGCCCATGCTGGCCAGCCAGACCCGCACCGGCCAGCGGGACGATCGGATGGACGCCCTGGGGGTGCATTTGAAGATGAAGACCCTGCTCGATGGCCGCCTGCTCCAGATCGGCGGCGACGTCACCACTGGACGCGGTCTGGTGGTGACCACGGTCGTGGAGGGTTGA
- the cas1 gene encoding CRISPR-associated endonuclease Cas1, producing MSTLYLDRRELALKLEGRALVIYASGERQGTVPTHLLDRIVMHSAVALDSSLLARLADDGIAIQLHGGQHGAKVALIHGRGPGDATRRIGQYRAYEDDAWRQRWARLLVLAKVKGQVGLLRQALAERPEQRRPLTQGLERLGQARERLRQEPQPAIARLRGLEGAAAAAYFQAYGALFAPSLGFAGRNRRPPRDPVNAVLSLGYTLMHFEAVRACQTAGLDPFIGFFHELDPGRESLACDLVEPLRPRVDAWAWSLFRAEELREDHFDRHGEACLLGKAGRGHFYAAFEPMAQLPRRWLRRVTRRLAQGLHERGRVTLPSEWP from the coding sequence ATGTCGACCCTCTATCTCGATCGTCGCGAACTGGCCCTGAAACTGGAAGGGCGCGCCCTGGTGATCTACGCCAGCGGCGAGCGCCAGGGCACCGTGCCCACCCATCTGCTGGACCGGATCGTGATGCACAGCGCGGTTGCGCTGGACTCCAGCCTGCTGGCGCGGCTGGCGGACGATGGCATCGCCATCCAGCTCCACGGCGGCCAGCACGGCGCCAAGGTGGCCCTCATCCATGGCCGGGGACCAGGCGATGCTACCCGGCGCATTGGCCAATACCGCGCCTACGAGGACGACGCCTGGCGGCAGCGTTGGGCGCGCTTGCTGGTCCTGGCCAAGGTCAAGGGTCAGGTGGGATTACTGCGCCAGGCCCTGGCCGAGCGCCCCGAGCAACGCCGGCCCTTGACCCAGGGCCTGGAGCGTCTCGGTCAGGCGCGGGAGCGCCTGCGCCAGGAGCCGCAGCCCGCCATCGCGCGCCTGCGCGGCCTGGAAGGCGCGGCGGCCGCGGCCTATTTCCAGGCCTATGGCGCCCTGTTCGCGCCCAGCCTGGGCTTTGCCGGCCGCAACCGGCGCCCGCCCCGCGACCCCGTTAATGCCGTCCTGTCCCTCGGCTATACCCTGATGCACTTCGAGGCGGTCCGCGCCTGCCAGACGGCGGGCCTCGACCCCTTCATTGGCTTTTTCCACGAGCTGGACCCCGGCCGGGAATCCCTGGCCTGCGACCTGGTGGAACCCCTGCGCCCCCGGGTGGACGCCTGGGCGTGGTCCCTGTTCCGCGCGGAGGAACTGCGGGAGGACCATTTCGACCGCCACGGCGAGGCCTGCCTGCTCGGCAAGGCCGGCCGCGGCCACTTCTACGCCGCCTTTGAACCCATGGCCCAGTTGCCGCGCCGCTGGCTGCGGCGCGTCACGCGCCGGCTGGCCCAGGGTCTGCATGAGCGCGGGAGGGTCACCCTGCCCAGCGAATGGCCATGA
- a CDS encoding CRISPR-associated endonuclease Cas1, translated as MIIHTARPCGEPAPRPRDDDARPLYIAPGGDTQIQLDGPALSIQRGERAEQLFPLRRLSRIHCAEDTYWTTEALMACAKRGIAILFVDETGSVVARLLGRPGLHDHLGHRLAEFLLLPQAMGMYEHWRQTYERRVAAWTGTRLGLATSERDPVRCRAGLQALAAHYAGDPQEMRTRQWLRGIALGWMQAHLQELGLGAQSELAQSGAPPLARDLTELLYWYLEPARIGWLKRRWLAAERQGVAVRPPAHAEVVRIFEAHATRVAAHGLEITGNLHRWLIHET; from the coding sequence ATGATCATCCACACCGCCCGACCCTGTGGCGAACCGGCGCCACGCCCCCGGGATGATGACGCCCGCCCCCTGTACATAGCGCCGGGTGGCGACACCCAGATCCAGCTCGATGGCCCCGCCCTCAGCATCCAGCGCGGCGAGCGCGCCGAACAGCTCTTCCCCTTACGACGGCTGTCGCGCATTCATTGCGCCGAGGACACCTACTGGACCACGGAGGCCCTGATGGCCTGCGCCAAACGGGGCATTGCCATCCTGTTCGTGGATGAAACCGGTAGCGTGGTCGCGCGCCTGCTCGGGCGGCCGGGCCTCCATGACCACCTCGGCCACCGCTTGGCGGAGTTCCTGCTCCTGCCCCAGGCCATGGGCATGTATGAGCACTGGCGCCAGACCTACGAGCGGCGCGTCGCCGCCTGGACCGGTACCCGGCTCGGGTTGGCGACCAGCGAACGGGACCCCGTGCGCTGCCGCGCCGGCCTGCAAGCCCTGGCGGCGCATTACGCCGGCGACCCACAGGAGATGCGCACCCGCCAATGGCTGCGGGGCATCGCCCTGGGCTGGATGCAGGCGCACCTCCAGGAACTGGGCCTGGGCGCCCAAAGTGAATTGGCCCAATCCGGGGCCCCACCCCTGGCGCGGGATTTGACCGAGTTACTGTATTGGTATCTGGAACCGGCCCGCATCGGTTGGCTCAAGCGCCGCTGGCTCGCCGCCGAGCGCCAAGGCGTGGCCGTCAGACCACCCGCCCATGCGGAGGTCGTGCGCATCTTTGAAGCCCACGCCACCCGCGTTGCCGCCCATGGCCTGGAAATAACCGGCAACCTCCACCGCTGGCTGATCCATGAGACCTAA
- the cas2 gene encoding CRISPR-associated endonuclease Cas2, which yields MANHAPQLFLLAYDIADPRRLARVHRTVKQQGMPLQYSVFLIADTPAVLDGLLAELDDIIDPRADDIRVYPLPSHLDAERYGRQFLPMGVMLLGDDRLDRQLGALMDREPAPASAGSGAPQACGPGPASPLVAG from the coding sequence ATGGCCAACCACGCGCCACAGCTCTTTCTGCTCGCCTACGACATCGCCGACCCGCGGCGCCTGGCCCGCGTCCACCGTACCGTCAAGCAGCAAGGCATGCCCCTGCAATACTCCGTGTTCCTGATCGCCGACACCCCCGCCGTCCTGGATGGCCTCTTGGCGGAGCTGGACGACATCATCGACCCGCGGGCCGACGATATCCGCGTCTATCCCCTACCCAGCCACCTCGATGCCGAGCGGTATGGCCGGCAGTTTCTGCCCATGGGGGTGATGCTGCTGGGCGATGACCGGCTGGACCGCCAGCTTGGCGCCCTGATGGACAGGGAGCCTGCGCCAGCCTCAGCGGGGAGCGGCGCCCCGCAAGCTTGTGGTCCCGGCCCCGCGTCCCCCCTTGTGGCAGGCTAA
- the cas2 gene encoding CRISPR-associated endonuclease Cas2 has translation MTERTLYIAAYDVSSPKRLRAALRVLKDYASGRQKSVFECFLTRAERQELLERMQDLLDPEQDRFVLVRLDPRGKIRARGKAVIVKDPPWFYIG, from the coding sequence ATGACCGAACGTACCCTCTACATCGCCGCCTACGATGTCTCCAGCCCCAAGCGCCTGCGGGCCGCCCTGCGAGTACTCAAGGATTATGCCAGCGGGCGCCAGAAATCCGTCTTTGAGTGCTTCCTCACCCGCGCCGAACGGCAAGAATTGCTCGAACGTATGCAAGACCTGTTGGACCCCGAACAAGACCGCTTTGTCCTGGTACGGTTAGACCCCCGTGGCAAGATCCGGGCACGCGGCAAGGCCGTCATCGTGAAAGATCCACCCTGGTTTTACATCGGTTGA
- the cmr5 gene encoding type III-B CRISPR module-associated protein Cmr5, translating to MKPSATSAPPATAAKNRLTLEQQRAQDAWTQCATYTKEHVNVAKGLPALIMNSGLMQVLAFCHEKGQKESGRHNEAVASHLRHWLQRRFPQWIQSANFAPFMEALMKAKPNDYQAITAEAFAWLRWMRQMAAARQGGE from the coding sequence ATGAAACCTAGCGCCACATCCGCCCCCCCGGCCACGGCCGCCAAAAACCGGCTGACCCTCGAACAACAACGCGCCCAGGATGCCTGGACCCAATGCGCCACCTACACCAAGGAACACGTCAACGTCGCCAAGGGCCTGCCCGCCCTCATTATGAATTCCGGGTTGATGCAGGTGCTGGCGTTCTGCCATGAGAAGGGTCAGAAAGAATCCGGCCGTCACAACGAAGCTGTCGCCAGCCATTTACGCCACTGGCTACAACGACGTTTTCCGCAATGGATCCAAAGTGCCAACTTTGCGCCCTTCATGGAAGCCCTCATGAAAGCCAAGCCCAACGACTACCAGGCCATCACCGCCGAAGCCTTCGCCTGGCTGCGCTGGATGCGGCAAATGGCCGCCGCCCGCCAGGGAGGGGAGTAA